The Methylomonas koyamae genome has a segment encoding these proteins:
- a CDS encoding type II toxin-antitoxin system VapC family toxin, with protein sequence MYLLDTNIVSELRKPKPHGGVVAWLQAIDDRQLFISAVTIGEIQAGIELTRDQDQEKARQIERWLDLLAGVYQVLAMDAAVFRCWAKLMHKTSDTLYEDAMIAATARIHGLTVVTRNVADFRGFGVNLLNPFEQS encoded by the coding sequence ATGTACTTGCTCGATACCAATATCGTATCGGAACTGCGCAAACCTAAACCGCACGGCGGCGTGGTCGCCTGGTTACAAGCCATCGACGACCGGCAACTGTTTATTTCCGCGGTCACCATCGGCGAAATTCAGGCCGGCATCGAATTGACGCGCGACCAAGATCAAGAAAAAGCCCGCCAAATCGAACGCTGGCTGGATTTACTCGCCGGCGTTTACCAAGTGCTGGCGATGGACGCCGCCGTGTTCCGCTGTTGGGCCAAGTTAATGCATAAGACCTCGGACACGCTGTACGAAGACGCAATGATCGCCGCTACCGCCCGAATACACGGCCTGACGGTGGTTACCCGCAACGTGGCCGACTTTCGCGGTTTTGGGGTCAACTTATTAAACCCGTTCGAACAGTCTTGA
- a CDS encoding type II toxin-antitoxin system Phd/YefM family antitoxin — protein sequence MQSWPVQDAKARFSELLDACQHDGPQMVTKRGKQTAVLVPVAIWNRLQANAQPSLKQLLLSDEARAELILPARGRARRRPVAEAD from the coding sequence ATGCAATCCTGGCCCGTACAAGATGCCAAAGCGCGCTTCAGCGAATTATTGGATGCTTGCCAACACGACGGCCCACAAATGGTCACCAAGCGCGGCAAACAAACCGCCGTGCTAGTGCCGGTGGCAATCTGGAACCGTCTGCAAGCCAACGCTCAACCCTCGTTGAAACAACTGCTGCTATCCGATGAAGCCCGCGCCGAATTGATATTGCCCGCGCGCGGCCGAGCCCGCCGCCGCCCGGTCGCCGAAGCGGATTAA
- the nifS gene encoding cysteine desulfurase NifS — MPDIYLDNNATTKVDRAVVDAMIPYFTEYFGNPSSIHRFADGVARAIKKARSQVQELLGAEHDSEIIFTSCGTESDSTAILSAIKCQPNRKEIITTAVEHPAILNLVDNLEKEGYTIHRLPVDKRGRINLEAYQAMLSDNVAIVSVMWANNETGTIFPVEKMAEMANAAGVMFHTDAVQAVGKIPMMLADTKIDMLSLSGHKLHAPKGIGVLYLRRGTRFRPLLRGGHQERGRRAGTENSASIVGLGVACELALQHMEFENTQVKAMRDKLEQGIVEAIPHCFITGDLNNRLPNTTDIAFEYIEGEAILMLLNKAGIAASSGSACTSGSLEPSHVMRAMDIPYTAAHGTIRFSFSRYNTMSEVDEVLKVMPTIVANLRKLSPYWDSVNNCPVADPEQAFQPTYA, encoded by the coding sequence ATGCCTGATATCTATCTGGACAATAACGCCACCACCAAGGTGGATAGGGCCGTCGTCGATGCGATGATCCCGTATTTCACCGAATACTTCGGCAACCCGTCGTCGATCCACCGCTTCGCCGACGGCGTGGCGCGGGCGATCAAGAAAGCCCGCAGCCAGGTGCAGGAATTGCTCGGCGCCGAGCACGATTCGGAGATTATTTTTACCTCGTGCGGCACCGAATCCGATTCGACCGCGATTCTGTCGGCGATCAAATGCCAGCCCAACCGCAAGGAAATCATCACCACCGCGGTCGAGCATCCGGCGATTTTGAATCTGGTCGACAACCTGGAAAAAGAAGGCTACACCATCCACCGCCTGCCGGTGGACAAGCGTGGCCGGATCAATCTGGAAGCCTACCAAGCCATGCTGTCGGATAACGTCGCCATCGTTTCGGTGATGTGGGCCAACAACGAAACCGGCACGATTTTCCCGGTCGAGAAAATGGCCGAAATGGCCAACGCCGCCGGCGTGATGTTCCATACCGATGCGGTGCAGGCGGTCGGCAAGATTCCGATGATGCTGGCCGATACCAAGATCGACATGTTGAGCCTGTCCGGTCACAAACTGCATGCGCCGAAAGGTATCGGCGTGTTGTATCTGCGCCGCGGCACCCGTTTTCGCCCGTTATTGCGCGGCGGCCACCAGGAACGCGGCCGCCGGGCCGGCACCGAGAACTCCGCGTCTATTGTCGGCTTGGGCGTGGCTTGCGAACTGGCGCTGCAGCATATGGAATTCGAAAACACCCAGGTCAAAGCCATGCGCGACAAGTTGGAGCAAGGCATCGTCGAAGCGATTCCGCACTGCTTCATCACCGGCGACCTGAACAACCGCTTGCCGAATACCACCGATATCGCTTTCGAATACATCGAAGGCGAGGCGATCCTGATGCTGCTGAACAAGGCCGGCATCGCTGCGTCGAGCGGCTCGGCCTGTACTTCCGGCTCGCTGGAGCCGTCGCACGTGATGAGGGCGATGGACATTCCCTACACCGCCGCCCACGGCACGATCCGCTTCTCGTTCTCGCGTTACAACACGATGAGCGAAGTGGACGAGGTGTTGAAAGTGATGCCGACCATCGTCGCCAACCTGCGTAAGCTGTCGCCGTATTGGGACAGCGTCAACAATTGCCCGGTGGCCGATCCGGAGCAAGCCTTCCAGCCGACCTACGCCTAA
- the nifU gene encoding Fe-S cluster assembly protein NifU, whose translation MWDYSEKVKDHFFNPKNAGAVAGANAIGEVGSISCGDALRLTLKVNEDTEVIEDAGFQTFGCGSAIASSSVLTEIIKGMTLDQALKVTNQDIAAELDGLPPEKMHCSVMGREALQAAVANYRGEEWKDDHEEGALICKCFGIDAAMIEEMVWANKLRTVEDVTNFTKAGGGCASCHEDIEGILEKVLKERGESFDPNAAPAAKPAPVVAEKGPMTNLQRIKKIEEVIMSFRPQLMADGGDVELVEVVDKTAYVNMTGACNGCQMSAMTIAGIQQRLIEVMGEFIKVVPASQMPKLVNIQEAGHA comes from the coding sequence ATGTGGGATTATTCAGAAAAAGTTAAAGACCATTTCTTCAACCCGAAAAATGCCGGTGCGGTCGCCGGTGCCAATGCGATTGGCGAAGTGGGTTCCATCAGTTGCGGCGACGCCTTGCGTTTGACCTTGAAGGTCAACGAAGACACTGAAGTGATCGAAGACGCCGGCTTCCAAACCTTCGGCTGCGGTTCGGCGATTGCGTCGTCTTCCGTGTTGACCGAAATCATCAAAGGCATGACCTTGGACCAAGCCTTGAAAGTCACCAACCAGGATATCGCCGCCGAACTGGACGGCCTGCCGCCGGAAAAAATGCACTGCTCGGTAATGGGCCGGGAAGCGTTGCAAGCCGCCGTCGCCAACTACCGCGGCGAAGAATGGAAGGACGACCACGAAGAAGGCGCGCTGATCTGCAAATGCTTCGGTATCGACGCGGCGATGATCGAGGAAATGGTGTGGGCCAACAAGCTGCGTACCGTCGAGGACGTCACCAACTTCACCAAAGCCGGCGGCGGCTGCGCTTCCTGCCATGAAGATATCGAAGGTATCCTGGAAAAAGTCCTGAAAGAGCGCGGCGAAAGCTTCGATCCGAACGCCGCGCCAGCCGCCAAACCGGCGCCGGTAGTGGCCGAGAAAGGGCCGATGACCAACTTGCAGCGGATCAAGAAAATCGAGGAAGTGATCATGTCGTTCCGGCCGCAATTGATGGCCGACGGCGGCGATGTCGAGTTGGTGGAAGTGGTCGATAAAACCGCTTACGTCAACATGACCGGCGCCTGCAACGGTTGCCAAATGTCGGCCATGACGATTGCCGGAATCCAGCAGCGTTTGATCGAAGTGATGGGCGAGTTCATCAAAGTCGTGCCGGCGTCGCAGATGCCGAAATTGGTCAATATCCAGGAGGCCGGCCATGCCTGA
- a CDS encoding HesB/IscA family protein: MITLTESAIKAVGRFISSSDKPTGGLRIEVTDGGCSGLSYGLRLEAKENEADTVIDCGEVKVFVDPLSMPKLDGMSIDFVDSLEGSGFKFTNPNAVKSCACGSSFTTGDNGGAPKSCS; the protein is encoded by the coding sequence ATGATTACATTAACCGAAAGCGCCATCAAAGCCGTGGGCCGTTTTATCAGCAGTTCCGACAAGCCTACCGGCGGTTTGCGCATCGAAGTGACCGACGGCGGCTGTTCCGGCCTATCGTACGGCCTGCGCCTGGAAGCGAAAGAAAACGAAGCCGATACCGTGATCGACTGCGGCGAAGTCAAAGTCTTCGTCGACCCGTTGAGCATGCCCAAGTTGGACGGCATGTCTATCGATTTCGTCGATAGCCTGGAAGGTTCCGGCTTTAAATTTACCAATCCCAACGCGGTGAAAAGCTGCGCCTGCGGCTCGTCGTTTACCACCGGCGACAACGGCGGCGCCCCTAAATCCTGTTCTTAA
- a CDS encoding nitrogen fixation protein NifZ, translating to MNVEDLDLGDVVYAAHEIIDDGSMPEGEEGAVLAEAGARGVIVMKGHVEEDPALTVFLVRFEDRELNLGRPIGCWTEDLVAPDMEPVTTH from the coding sequence ATGAACGTAGAAGATCTGGATTTGGGCGACGTGGTGTACGCGGCGCACGAGATTATCGACGACGGCAGCATGCCGGAAGGCGAGGAAGGTGCGGTATTGGCCGAAGCCGGCGCCCGCGGCGTGATCGTGATGAAGGGCCACGTCGAGGAAGACCCGGCGTTGACGGTGTTTCTGGTGCGGTTCGAAGACCGCGAGCTGAATCTGGGCCGGCCGATCGGTTGCTGGACCGAGGACTTGGTGGCGCCGGATATGGAACCGGTAACGACGCATTGA
- a CDS encoding SagB/ThcOx family dehydrogenase: MSDDSGAVLDYHQRTKHQLNGYAKGPASLDWDDQPSPFRRFDGCETVALPQPGAELDCRYADLDRPATIPAQPLTLANVGLLLELSFGLSAWKQFGPDRWALRCNPSSGNLHPTEAYLLCTDPGLLAAGVYHYVSHDHHLERRCRFDAADLPAGLYVGLSSIHWREAWKYGERAFRYCQHDIGHALAALSYAAAGLGWRVELLSEAGDAEIGAWLGLDRAADFVADERETPDLFCRIDTGAGAEGEFSGPALSQSLQSGEWFGSAKRLSGRHFYRWPIIDQVAEHTLKPPTPAERLTLPALELAPPSQNPAASRLIRQRRSAQHFNGKSAPLPLADFYRIFAALLPAAKPPFTAWNWPAQVHIVLFVHRVDGIEPGLYFLPRSAEAADRIRPACAADYVWQRVDAPFELYRLQAGNVRQAAKTLSCHQPIASDSAFSLGMLARFADNVSAEAWRYRRLFWECGLLGQILYLEAEAAGVRGTGIGCFFDDAVHGVLGLQDQTWQSLYHFTVGEPLEDNRLQTLPAYAHLAQSASPAPENG; this comes from the coding sequence ATGAGCGACGATTCCGGCGCGGTACTCGATTACCACCAGCGCACCAAACACCAACTGAACGGCTACGCCAAGGGCCCGGCCTCGCTGGATTGGGACGACCAGCCCAGTCCGTTCCGCCGCTTCGACGGCTGCGAAACCGTGGCGCTGCCGCAGCCGGGCGCGGAACTGGACTGCCGCTACGCCGATCTGGACCGGCCGGCAACGATCCCGGCCCAGCCATTGACGCTGGCCAACGTCGGCCTGCTGCTGGAGTTGTCTTTCGGCTTATCGGCCTGGAAGCAATTCGGCCCCGACCGCTGGGCCTTGCGTTGCAATCCGTCCAGCGGCAATCTGCACCCGACCGAAGCCTATCTGCTTTGCACCGATCCGGGACTATTGGCGGCCGGCGTTTACCACTACGTCAGCCACGACCACCATCTGGAACGGCGTTGCCGGTTCGATGCTGCGGATTTGCCGGCGGGCTTGTATGTTGGCTTGTCGTCCATCCACTGGCGGGAAGCTTGGAAATACGGCGAACGCGCCTTCCGTTACTGCCAGCACGACATCGGCCATGCCCTGGCAGCGTTGAGTTATGCCGCCGCTGGCCTGGGCTGGCGCGTCGAACTGCTCAGCGAGGCCGGCGACGCCGAGATCGGCGCCTGGCTGGGCTTGGATCGCGCCGCGGATTTCGTTGCCGACGAGCGCGAGACGCCGGACCTGTTTTGCCGGATCGATACCGGCGCCGGCGCCGAGGGCGAATTTTCCGGTCCGGCATTGTCGCAATCTTTACAAAGCGGCGAATGGTTCGGCAGCGCCAAGCGTTTGAGCGGGCGCCACTTTTACCGCTGGCCGATCATCGACCAAGTGGCCGAACATACCCTAAAACCGCCAACGCCGGCCGAACGGCTTACCCTGCCGGCCCTGGAATTGGCGCCGCCCAGCCAGAATCCGGCGGCCAGCCGCTTGATCCGCCAGCGGCGCAGCGCGCAACATTTCAACGGCAAATCGGCGCCGCTGCCGCTGGCCGACTTTTATCGAATCTTCGCCGCACTGCTCCCCGCTGCCAAGCCGCCGTTCACGGCCTGGAACTGGCCGGCGCAGGTACATATCGTCTTGTTCGTGCACCGGGTCGACGGCATCGAGCCGGGCTTGTATTTCCTGCCGCGCAGTGCGGAAGCCGCCGACCGAATCCGCCCCGCCTGTGCCGCCGACTACGTCTGGCAGCGCGTCGATGCGCCGTTCGAGCTTTACCGGCTGCAAGCCGGCAACGTGCGCCAGGCGGCGAAAACCTTGTCCTGCCACCAACCGATTGCCAGCGACAGCGCCTTCAGCCTGGGCATGCTGGCCCGCTTCGCCGACAACGTCTCGGCCGAGGCTTGGCGTTACCGACGGCTGTTTTGGGAGTGCGGACTATTGGGGCAGATTCTGTATCTGGAAGCGGAAGCGGCCGGCGTGCGCGGCACCGGCATCGGTTGTTTCTTCGACGATGCGGTACACGGCGTGCTGGGCTTGCAGGACCAAACCTGGCAAAGCCTGTACCATTTCACGGTCGGCGAGCCGCTGGAGGATAACCGGCTACAGACGCTGCCGGCCTATGCGCATCTGGCGCAATCGGCGTCGCCTGCGCCCGAAAACGGATAG